A single Saccharolobus shibatae B12 DNA region contains:
- a CDS encoding Rieske (2Fe-2S) protein, with translation MLVRVCSLSDLEDKKPKKFSLNNIEVVVVKVGDRVFVMDAYCPHKGGNMEYGDVNGYRIKCHLHGYEYNMETGELVYNPYGKSDGWYFSPNLKIYKVEVKGKDIFVEV, from the coding sequence ATGTTAGTAAGAGTGTGCAGCTTATCAGACTTAGAAGATAAGAAACCAAAGAAATTTTCATTAAATAATATAGAAGTAGTAGTCGTAAAGGTTGGAGATAGGGTGTTCGTCATGGATGCCTATTGCCCTCATAAGGGAGGAAATATGGAATATGGTGATGTAAACGGATATAGGATAAAATGTCATTTACACGGGTACGAGTATAATATGGAAACCGGTGAGCTAGTGTACAATCCCTATGGGAAATCCGATGGATGGTACTTCTCACCTAACTTAAAGATCTACAAGGTTGAGGTTAAGGGTAAAGACATTTTCGTAGAAGTTTAA
- a CDS encoding TrmB family transcriptional regulator, with protein sequence MDSELEINLRKLGFSVYEAKVYLTLLDLCNSTMKRLSEKAQIPYQKVYEVVKSLEDKGLVRVIEGRPKKVKLIDPSISLKVYKDKIVNELDYAIGNVISFWKEKRKGEVDRSLHIKGKKTVIRIIKEFAEKSNKMKVVWDNLPEWLIKVLKQYKGNLTLITSSNNLSLNNAEIKYTEHIKSKFIIFDDSVLVTFNDEDEIVVDSCRGCVLQAEEHFELLTYKSE encoded by the coding sequence GTGGATAGTGAATTAGAAATCAATTTGAGAAAGTTAGGGTTTTCGGTGTATGAGGCTAAAGTTTACCTAACATTATTAGATCTTTGCAATTCCACGATGAAAAGGCTTTCAGAGAAGGCTCAAATACCTTATCAGAAAGTTTACGAAGTTGTAAAGTCCTTAGAAGATAAGGGTTTGGTTAGGGTAATTGAAGGAAGGCCGAAAAAGGTCAAACTAATAGATCCGTCAATATCCTTAAAGGTGTATAAGGATAAGATCGTCAACGAGTTAGATTATGCAATAGGTAATGTTATCTCGTTTTGGAAAGAAAAGCGAAAAGGAGAAGTTGATCGTAGTTTGCACATTAAGGGTAAAAAGACTGTAATAAGGATAATAAAGGAATTCGCAGAGAAAAGTAACAAGATGAAGGTAGTCTGGGATAATTTGCCGGAATGGTTGATCAAGGTTCTTAAGCAGTACAAGGGTAATTTAACTTTGATAACTTCTTCCAATAATTTAAGTCTGAATAATGCTGAGATTAAATACACTGAACATATCAAATCGAAATTTATTATATTTGATGATTCAGTATTGGTTACTTTCAATGATGAAGATGAGATTGTTGTAGATTCATGTAGAGGATGTGTACTTCAAGCAGAAGAGCATTTCGAGTTATTAACTTATAAGAGTGAATAA
- a CDS encoding MBL fold metallo-hydrolase encodes MMIFRQIISKNGGCATYIFGCTQAGELFVVDPKYEMVDEIIRLAQDLGDMKITYIIDTHTHADHLSGVKKLQALTNANIYYHEESQVKFKVERIKDGEEIKAGNVKIKVIHTPGHTPDSISVLIYDKRRDESWNEPWAVLTGDTLFVGGVGRIDIGGESAEENLYYSLAKLKVLPDYVEIYPTHTAGSVCGVGISGKPSSTIGFEKRFNTLFRINEKDEFINRVREVKMSKPKEFDEYIRKNLEGVI; translated from the coding sequence ATGATGATATTCAGGCAAATTATAAGCAAAAATGGTGGTTGCGCTACTTACATCTTTGGCTGTACTCAAGCTGGAGAATTGTTTGTAGTAGATCCTAAGTATGAAATGGTAGATGAAATAATTAGATTAGCCCAAGATTTAGGCGATATGAAGATAACTTATATAATAGATACACACACTCACGCTGATCACTTATCTGGTGTGAAGAAATTGCAAGCATTAACTAACGCTAACATTTACTATCATGAGGAATCACAGGTCAAATTTAAGGTGGAGAGGATTAAGGATGGAGAGGAGATAAAGGCAGGAAATGTGAAGATAAAGGTAATCCATACCCCTGGACATACTCCAGATAGTATTTCAGTTCTAATATATGATAAAAGAAGGGATGAGAGTTGGAATGAACCGTGGGCTGTATTAACTGGGGATACTTTGTTCGTAGGAGGTGTTGGAAGAATTGATATAGGTGGGGAAAGTGCGGAGGAGAATTTATACTATAGTCTAGCCAAGTTGAAAGTATTGCCAGATTATGTTGAAATTTACCCAACACATACTGCCGGTTCAGTATGTGGTGTTGGGATAAGTGGAAAACCTAGTTCCACAATAGGCTTTGAAAAGAGATTCAATACTTTATTTAGAATAAACGAGAAAGATGAGTTCATAAATAGAGTTAGAGAAGTTAAAATGTCTAAACCCAAAGAGTTTGATGAGTATATAAGGAAGAATTTAGAAGGTGTAATTTAA
- a CDS encoding AMP-binding protein, giving the protein MAFNPDKEWIENSNVYKFMVEKNLDKLEHFIKYTYENPEFWDEFIRLINVKFQEPYTKVLDLSRGKQWPQWFIGGKLNIGDQLRDSSDVFIKWMDESFNTRTVTYSQILNESKSIASWLKEIGLKKGDRVAIYMPMIPEIVSVMLGAVRAGMILVPLFSGFGPEPIRVRIEDSEAKVIFTVDKSIRRGKEVDMLKNLEGLNITKVVLNRGGTRGDFYDYKDVIRTGGDYVENTGTEDPMMIIYTSGTTGKPKGCVHTHDGFPIKASADIYFQFDLKKDETLMWVTDMGWMMGPWMVFGSLLLDAKMGMIEGYTGGEVLQKFVEDMKVDVLGVSASLVRALRSQGEVKLNVRLTGNTGEPIDPESWYWLFNASGKNPIINYSGGTEISGGILGNYVIKKIKPSSFNGPSPGINASVFNEEGKEAPPNVEGELVILSVWPGMTRGFWRNPERYIETYWSVWKDVWVHGDLAYRDEEGYFYIVGRSDDTIKVAGKRVGPAEIESVLNSFPNVVESACVGVPDPMKGEKIVCFVVSKLSGIEKDLIRYTEDKLGKAFAPAEIKIVKELPKTRNAKIMRRLIRAIYLNKPLGDTSSLENPSALEEIKRAIG; this is encoded by the coding sequence ATGGCATTTAATCCAGATAAGGAATGGATAGAAAATAGCAATGTATACAAGTTCATGGTTGAAAAGAACCTTGACAAACTAGAACACTTCATTAAGTACACATATGAGAATCCAGAATTTTGGGATGAGTTTATAAGGTTAATTAATGTGAAATTTCAAGAACCTTACACTAAGGTTTTAGATTTAAGTAGGGGAAAACAATGGCCCCAATGGTTCATAGGGGGAAAGTTAAACATTGGTGATCAATTACGCGATAGTTCTGATGTGTTTATTAAGTGGATGGATGAGAGCTTCAACACTAGAACGGTAACTTATTCTCAAATACTAAATGAGAGCAAGTCGATTGCAAGTTGGTTAAAGGAAATAGGTTTGAAGAAAGGAGATAGGGTTGCTATTTACATGCCGATGATCCCGGAAATAGTATCGGTAATGTTAGGTGCAGTTAGAGCAGGGATGATACTCGTACCTCTATTTTCTGGGTTTGGTCCAGAGCCAATAAGAGTTAGAATAGAGGATAGTGAGGCTAAAGTAATCTTCACTGTTGATAAGAGTATTAGAAGAGGAAAAGAAGTTGACATGTTGAAAAATCTGGAAGGACTGAACATAACTAAAGTAGTACTAAATAGGGGAGGAACTAGAGGTGATTTTTATGACTATAAGGATGTAATAAGAACTGGTGGAGACTATGTAGAAAATACTGGTACTGAAGACCCAATGATGATAATTTACACTTCTGGAACTACGGGGAAACCCAAGGGATGTGTTCATACTCACGATGGATTTCCCATAAAGGCTTCTGCTGATATTTACTTTCAGTTCGATCTGAAAAAAGATGAGACCTTAATGTGGGTTACTGACATGGGGTGGATGATGGGACCGTGGATGGTATTTGGATCACTCTTACTAGATGCTAAAATGGGGATGATTGAAGGATATACGGGTGGGGAAGTGCTACAGAAATTCGTTGAAGATATGAAAGTTGATGTTTTAGGAGTCTCAGCTAGTCTGGTTAGAGCGTTAAGAAGTCAAGGTGAAGTTAAACTAAACGTTAGGCTAACAGGAAATACTGGAGAACCCATTGATCCGGAAAGTTGGTATTGGTTATTTAATGCCAGTGGAAAAAATCCTATAATAAACTATTCTGGAGGTACTGAAATCTCTGGAGGTATTTTAGGGAATTACGTTATAAAGAAGATAAAGCCTTCATCGTTCAATGGTCCTTCCCCGGGGATTAACGCCTCAGTATTCAATGAGGAGGGGAAAGAAGCTCCACCAAATGTTGAGGGGGAATTGGTTATATTGAGTGTTTGGCCAGGTATGACTAGAGGGTTTTGGAGGAATCCAGAGAGGTATATTGAGACTTACTGGTCAGTTTGGAAGGATGTATGGGTTCATGGAGATTTGGCTTATAGAGATGAAGAAGGGTACTTTTACATTGTTGGTAGAAGTGATGATACGATAAAGGTTGCAGGAAAGAGAGTAGGTCCAGCCGAAATCGAAAGCGTATTAAACTCATTTCCAAATGTAGTTGAATCAGCATGTGTCGGAGTTCCAGATCCAATGAAGGGAGAGAAAATAGTCTGTTTCGTAGTGTCAAAGCTTAGCGGGATTGAAAAGGACTTGATAAGATACACAGAGGATAAACTAGGTAAGGCATTTGCGCCAGCAGAAATAAAGATCGTTAAGGAGTTACCTAAAACCAGAAATGCGAAAATAATGAGAAGACTAATAAGGGCAATATACTTAAATAAACCCTTAGGGGATACCTCTTCTCTAGAAAATCCATCGGCTTTAGAGGAAATAAAGAGAGCAATCGGTTAA
- a CDS encoding dienelactone hydrolase family protein: MEKEIFYDSEGAKIRAFLASPESPKLAVIVIHEIWGLNDNIKDISRRLANEGYMAFAPQLYTRNEDVLNQENIQNVMMKVWSIPPEKRNDPNSYQQIMSALDEKGKRVAELLVLNRQKTEEQMIKDAIKAYEYVSSQGVKKIVSMGFCMGGGLAFQLATEVPLDGTIVFYGRNPQPLEAIQKIKGPILGLYAGEDPPIDAGLPDLISAVIKYKKDLELKIYPGAYHAFFNDRGRSYNKEASEDAWERVKNFLRRVSK, from the coding sequence ATGGAAAAGGAAATATTTTACGATTCAGAGGGTGCTAAAATAAGGGCTTTCCTAGCTTCTCCAGAAAGTCCTAAATTGGCAGTAATAGTAATACATGAAATATGGGGTCTTAATGACAATATAAAAGACATCTCAAGAAGGTTGGCAAACGAGGGTTACATGGCATTTGCTCCACAATTATACACTAGAAATGAGGACGTTCTGAATCAAGAGAACATCCAGAACGTAATGATGAAAGTATGGAGTATACCACCAGAAAAGAGGAATGATCCAAACTCTTATCAGCAAATAATGTCAGCGTTAGATGAAAAAGGCAAAAGAGTAGCTGAGTTGTTAGTTTTAAATAGGCAAAAGACGGAAGAACAGATGATAAAGGACGCGATTAAGGCTTACGAGTACGTAAGCTCTCAAGGCGTTAAAAAGATAGTCAGCATGGGCTTCTGTATGGGTGGGGGTTTAGCATTCCAGTTGGCAACTGAAGTGCCATTAGATGGGACAATAGTTTTCTATGGCAGAAATCCCCAGCCATTGGAGGCAATTCAGAAAATAAAGGGGCCAATATTAGGTCTATACGCTGGAGAGGATCCGCCAATAGATGCTGGGTTACCAGATTTAATATCCGCCGTGATAAAGTATAAAAAGGATTTAGAGCTCAAAATTTACCCTGGAGCCTATCACGCGTTCTTTAATGATAGGGGACGTTCATACAATAAAGAAGCATCTGAAGACGCATGGGAAAGAGTTAAAAACTTCCTAAGGAGGGTTTCAAAGTGA
- a CDS encoding metallophosphoesterase family protein, translating to MVFKFKIGFFTDVHGSEYSFKRSLNIAKARKVDFLIVSGGLMAKEILFVEDTGGKYFLNGKKVNLNNLNEEALRSGKYIVVDKKEVIEDIKSDKSKLEKVISEKVTEQMSRWVKIADEVFRLERIFWSAGHGDIPQLDSILKNFGGKLINENVINIEEIQIVSLGYGSPMGNSYREIPDSELYIKGKSLLKDADKERLIMNFHMPPLNTKLDNAKVGLRKSHVGSKAVLDLITEFQPLISLHGHVHESTSMDKIGETIALNPGSLYQLGDPSIVTFEVHKELKSFGSVSVSKYIIKNIEFVSTNPLDVV from the coding sequence ATGGTCTTTAAATTTAAGATAGGATTCTTTACCGATGTTCACGGGTCGGAGTATTCATTTAAGAGATCACTAAATATTGCAAAAGCTAGGAAAGTTGACTTTCTCATTGTAAGTGGCGGATTAATGGCTAAAGAGATACTGTTTGTAGAGGATACTGGAGGGAAGTATTTCCTAAATGGGAAGAAGGTTAATTTGAATAACCTCAACGAAGAGGCGTTAAGGTCTGGTAAATATATAGTAGTAGATAAGAAAGAGGTAATTGAGGATATAAAGAGTGATAAGAGTAAACTGGAGAAAGTAATTAGTGAAAAAGTAACTGAGCAAATGTCAAGATGGGTTAAAATAGCAGATGAAGTGTTTCGTTTAGAAAGGATATTTTGGTCTGCAGGGCACGGCGATATTCCGCAACTTGACTCTATCCTTAAGAATTTTGGGGGTAAATTGATTAATGAGAACGTAATAAATATAGAGGAAATTCAGATAGTCTCGTTAGGTTATGGTTCTCCAATGGGAAATTCATATAGGGAAATTCCAGACTCTGAATTATACATAAAGGGTAAATCATTACTTAAGGACGCTGATAAGGAAAGATTAATTATGAACTTTCACATGCCTCCTTTAAATACTAAATTGGATAACGCAAAGGTTGGTTTAAGGAAATCTCATGTTGGTTCAAAGGCAGTACTTGATTTAATTACCGAATTCCAACCACTTATTTCACTTCACGGTCACGTTCATGAAAGTACTTCAATGGATAAGATAGGGGAGACCATTGCATTAAACCCTGGTAGCTTATACCAATTGGGTGATCCTTCCATAGTTACGTTTGAAGTTCATAAGGAGCTGAAGAGTTTCGGTAGTGTAAGTGTTAGCAAGTACATTATAAAGAATATCGAGTTCGTGTCCACTAATCCTTTAGACGTGGTATAA
- a CDS encoding MFS transporter, whose amino-acid sequence MNKQFIMFTILVFFTGLYLGILRIAIPVFEKQLNIAITLSLLLPLVAFGFVKGAFNFFAGKLSDDLGRKRVLIIGWIVALMTVPLFLSVNIYTVIIISILLAINQAFTWTTTVTSQIDISGKLRAGLATGINEMSGYLGVSFGSLFASYLFNVSYILISIICLIALISSFTVMETKKLITINNGSLKEDNNRVNYFSITKISIAGHLEKFVDSSFFILIPTFLLLQHYTLFLIGITVSSYTFTWSLSQPLFGYLADIYNRRREILVIGFLLMFIGFIKYSDFPILFSILEGIGMGMVYPNLIAFVNDKVNESVRGKALGYYRLYRDSGYGVAGLLLPLLYSFYGYEYTLLIVGILQVVALLLIARS is encoded by the coding sequence ATGAATAAGCAATTTATCATGTTTACAATATTAGTCTTTTTCACAGGATTATATTTAGGAATTCTAAGAATAGCCATTCCGGTATTTGAGAAGCAATTAAACATTGCAATAACACTTAGCTTATTATTACCCTTGGTAGCCTTTGGGTTTGTAAAAGGAGCGTTTAACTTTTTCGCTGGGAAACTCTCTGATGACTTGGGAAGAAAAAGAGTACTCATAATAGGCTGGATAGTTGCGTTGATGACAGTCCCCTTGTTTCTCTCGGTTAACATATATACTGTGATCATAATTTCGATTTTACTTGCAATAAATCAAGCTTTTACGTGGACTACTACTGTAACTTCACAAATAGACATTAGCGGTAAATTGAGGGCGGGATTAGCTACTGGAATTAATGAAATGTCAGGGTATCTAGGAGTCTCCTTTGGAAGTCTCTTTGCCAGCTATCTATTTAATGTAAGTTACATCTTAATTAGTATAATCTGCTTAATAGCGTTAATTTCGTCATTTACTGTAATGGAGACTAAGAAACTAATTACAATTAATAATGGTTCTCTAAAGGAGGATAATAATCGTGTAAATTATTTTTCTATAACTAAAATAAGTATTGCAGGACACCTGGAGAAGTTCGTAGATTCTTCTTTCTTTATCCTCATACCAACATTCCTATTATTACAACACTACACCCTATTTTTGATAGGAATTACCGTATCTAGTTACACGTTCACCTGGTCACTTTCGCAACCACTATTTGGGTACTTGGCTGATATATATAACAGGAGAAGAGAAATACTCGTAATAGGGTTTTTATTAATGTTTATAGGTTTTATAAAATATTCAGATTTTCCCATCTTATTTTCAATATTGGAGGGGATTGGAATGGGTATGGTATATCCCAACTTAATAGCCTTTGTTAACGATAAGGTCAACGAGAGTGTAAGGGGAAAAGCGTTAGGTTACTATAGGTTATATAGAGATAGTGGCTATGGTGTGGCGGGCTTATTACTACCGTTACTTTATTCGTTTTATGGATACGAGTATACTTTATTGATAGTAGGAATATTGCAAGTTGTAGCTCTCTTACTAATAGCAAGATCTTAA
- the crn1 gene encoding CRISPR-associated ring nuclease Crn1, which yields MVKLVATLGTSPGGVIESFLYLVRKGQNIDEIRVVTTTNAEVKKAWKIVRLMFICCIQEKFPKVEISEHPLDIEDIYSEEDLKKVKEFIEKQLNEGDYLDITGGRKSMSVAAALAAKNRGAKIITSIISQDDYNRISKRVRELKDIVEIKNRSECSEQIRETYCSLIVQNARTIEFEI from the coding sequence ATGGTTAAACTAGTAGCTACTTTAGGAACCTCGCCGGGAGGAGTAATAGAGTCTTTTCTTTACCTAGTAAGAAAGGGACAAAACATTGACGAGATAAGAGTTGTAACTACAACTAATGCAGAGGTAAAGAAGGCATGGAAAATAGTAAGATTAATGTTCATCTGTTGTATTCAAGAGAAGTTTCCTAAAGTAGAAATTAGTGAACATCCACTTGATATTGAAGATATTTACAGTGAAGAGGACTTGAAAAAAGTTAAGGAATTTATTGAAAAGCAACTAAACGAAGGAGACTATCTGGATATAACAGGAGGGAGAAAAAGCATGAGTGTTGCAGCTGCCTTAGCTGCGAAGAATAGGGGAGCTAAAATAATAACTTCAATAATCTCACAAGATGACTACAATAGGATTAGCAAGAGAGTTAGGGAGTTAAAGGATATAGTTGAAATCAAGAATAGAAGTGAGTGTAGTGAACAAATAAGGGAAACCTATTGCAGTTTAATCGTGCAAAATGCTAGAACAATAGAATTTGAAATTTAA
- a CDS encoding NRAMP family divalent metal transporter: protein MLADADAASILGGLSTGEEYGYRLIWFVMLLSLPIFIIQEAAGRLGAISGKGIGELIREYYSRKVSILSIFPIFFVDFFTYLSEYAGIAIGCYLIGIDPLLGLIIFFILHVIIVLTKNYEVTERYLVVVSVILLLSALIIVGPKLNFTGQDIFYFSTSKNFLFFIAVNIGAVVTPPCMLIYQSSATAIKYPKIDINNSKKISWITIETLLGSIITELIIVLSEMIGTSIGNIDPSDPTQLLYNLGNVHYIFGITLISAGFLTLIVVSLSSAWGLLEALGKNTYKNSVKIYIMESIPAMLIVSLMLGNYSSVINFALTLLSLSPIIIVIPAVMVGILISNKKIMGKYAYTRTRLVAYFFTIVMIAIGGLVGILHL, encoded by the coding sequence TTGTTGGCAGACGCCGATGCTGCAAGTATATTAGGAGGATTGTCCACTGGGGAGGAATACGGATACAGACTAATATGGTTCGTAATGCTGTTATCTCTACCCATTTTTATAATACAAGAAGCCGCAGGAAGATTAGGTGCAATATCTGGCAAGGGTATTGGAGAACTCATAAGAGAATACTATTCTAGAAAAGTATCTATTTTATCTATTTTCCCAATTTTCTTCGTTGATTTCTTTACATATCTAAGTGAGTATGCAGGGATTGCAATTGGATGTTACTTAATTGGAATTGATCCTTTACTAGGCTTAATAATATTCTTCATCCTTCACGTTATAATAGTGCTAACTAAAAATTACGAAGTAACTGAAAGATATCTAGTAGTAGTTTCCGTAATTCTATTATTATCAGCCTTAATTATAGTTGGACCTAAGCTGAACTTTACAGGACAAGACATCTTTTACTTCTCTACCTCAAAGAACTTCCTATTCTTCATTGCCGTAAACATTGGTGCAGTGGTAACTCCACCTTGTATGTTGATTTATCAAAGTTCCGCTACAGCAATTAAATATCCTAAGATAGATATTAATAATTCTAAAAAGATATCATGGATAACCATAGAGACGTTACTAGGGTCTATAATAACTGAATTGATAATAGTATTATCTGAGATGATAGGAACTTCAATTGGTAATATAGATCCTAGTGATCCAACTCAGTTACTATATAATTTAGGAAATGTCCATTACATATTTGGAATAACGTTAATAAGCGCTGGGTTCTTAACGCTTATAGTTGTATCTCTAAGCAGTGCATGGGGTCTGCTAGAAGCTTTAGGGAAAAATACCTACAAAAACTCCGTGAAGATCTACATTATGGAGTCAATACCAGCTATGTTAATAGTTTCCTTAATGCTGGGTAACTATTCTTCCGTTATTAACTTCGCTTTGACTCTATTATCATTATCACCCATAATTATTGTCATACCGGCAGTAATGGTGGGTATATTGATAAGCAATAAAAAGATCATGGGTAAATACGCTTATACTAGGACTAGATTAGTAGCGTATTTCTTTACAATAGTTATGATTGCAATAGGGGGACTTGTGGGAATACTACACTTGTAG
- the dps gene encoding DNA protection during starvation protein yields the protein MPDKPQEPKVVGVEILEKSGLDVKKLIDKLVRATAAELTTYYYYTILRMHLTGMEGEGLKEIAEDARLEDRLHFELMTQRIYELGGGLPRDLRQLADISACSDAYLPENWKDPKEILKVLLEAEQCAIRTWKEVCDMTYGKDPRTYDLAQRILQEEIEHEAWFLELLYGRPSGHFRRSLPGNAPYSKKQ from the coding sequence ATGCCAGATAAACCCCAAGAACCAAAGGTAGTCGGAGTAGAAATCTTGGAAAAATCCGGATTAGATGTGAAAAAGTTAATAGATAAGCTAGTAAGAGCTACGGCTGCAGAGCTCACTACGTACTACTACTATACAATATTGAGAATGCATCTAACTGGTATGGAAGGAGAAGGCCTTAAGGAGATTGCTGAGGATGCTAGGCTTGAGGATAGACTTCACTTTGAACTAATGACTCAAAGGATTTACGAACTAGGAGGAGGTCTACCCAGAGACTTAAGACAACTAGCTGACATTTCAGCTTGTTCAGATGCATATCTACCAGAGAATTGGAAAGACCCTAAGGAAATATTGAAGGTTCTATTAGAAGCAGAACAATGTGCAATAAGAACATGGAAAGAAGTATGTGATATGACATACGGAAAAGATCCTAGAACATACGATCTAGCCCAGAGAATACTTCAAGAGGAAATAGAGCACGAAGCTTGGTTCTTAGAACTACTATATGGAAGACCATCTGGACACTTCAGAAGAAGTCTACCAGGTAACGCTCCGTATTCCAAGAAACAATAA
- a CDS encoding peroxiredoxin: MVKVGDKAPLFEGIADNGEKISLSDYIGKHNVVLYFYPKDDTPGCTREACAFRDNWNLLKDYDVVVIGVSSDDVDSHKKFKEKYKLPFILVSDPDKKIRELYGAKGFILPARVTFVIDKKGMIRHIYNSQTNPANHVNEALKALKQIKAEEIS, encoded by the coding sequence ATGGTTAAAGTCGGAGATAAGGCACCTCTTTTTGAGGGAATAGCGGATAATGGTGAGAAGATTTCCCTATCCGATTACATAGGGAAACATAACGTAGTCCTTTATTTCTACCCTAAAGATGATACGCCTGGCTGTACAAGGGAAGCTTGCGCTTTTAGGGATAACTGGAATCTCCTCAAGGATTACGATGTTGTGGTAATAGGAGTTAGTTCAGATGATGTTGACTCTCACAAGAAATTTAAAGAAAAATACAAGTTACCCTTTATCCTAGTTAGCGATCCAGATAAGAAAATCAGGGAACTTTATGGCGCTAAGGGGTTCATATTACCAGCAAGGGTTACATTCGTTATTGATAAAAAGGGAATGATAAGGCATATTTATAATTCACAAACTAATCCAGCCAATCACGTTAATGAGGCTCTTAAGGCGTTAAAGCAAATAAAAGCGGAAGAGATCAGTTAA